A genomic segment from Spinacia oleracea cultivar Varoflay chromosome 3, BTI_SOV_V1, whole genome shotgun sequence encodes:
- the LOC110799142 gene encoding putative gamma-glutamylcyclotransferase At3g02910 has product MGVEKGVGKRLIFTYGTLKKGFSNHRLMEELLTAGDATYVGAFRTAERYPLVCGPYRVPFLLNLPGEGDKVWGEVYMVSEKGLARLDELEGTTRGHYQRLSIRISDLPNDLEFDVAEAYYAHPSYAHQMWRRNGEEGFVCYSHKEAKGYVKRQDRPQHLSFLDHISNFLSSPPTSC; this is encoded by the coding sequence ATGGGGGTTGAGAAGGGAGTAGGGAAGAGACTAATATTCACCTACGGAACATTAAAAAAGGGATTCTCCAACCACCGGCTAATGGAGGAGCTATTAACGGCAGGAGACGCCACCTACGTCGGGGCGTTTCGCACGGCGGAGCGATATCCATTAGTGTGTGGACCATATAGGGTCCCCTTCCTTCTAAACCTCCCTGGAGAGGGAGACAAGGTTTGGGGAGAGGTGTACATGGTATCGGAAAAGGGGCTCGCCCGCCTTGACGAGCTTGAAGGCACCACACGCGGCCATTATCAACGGTTGTCGATTCGAATATCTGATTTGCCTAACGATCTTGAATTCGACGTAGCGGAGGCGTATTACGCGCATCCGTCATACGCCCACCAGATGTGGCGGAGGAACGGCGAGGAAGGGTTTGTTTGTTATTCACATAAGGAGGCTAAGGGTTACGTTAAGCGCCAAGATCGGCCTCAACATCTGTCATTTCTTGACCATATTTCTAATTTCCTTTCTTCTCCTCCTACTTCTTGTTAA